The Brachionichthys hirsutus isolate HB-005 chromosome 11, CSIRO-AGI_Bhir_v1, whole genome shotgun sequence genome includes a window with the following:
- the LOC137901700 gene encoding proton-coupled zinc antiporter SLC30A1: MKTGRENAIEDRKFNMERGRIARVYSSVCSTLSVAGMKALYWCMLVGSILLLVCEVTVSQLCKSFITLIDGFHSLFILMRMALTPHTSSASNPPLSSSDSLATPSSSPAAPPVDLPAESSARPRRHTQAAAAGSALSPDRPPPPPVNGSLSYTDYRIQVVGDFFSSLLLLSLCVSYVLEIISCSLEIRPILHPLTLAGVSVVSLLHKMLVLWLKWDREQAPGTEAPTGHLRGNITASGDEEAGGEARLERPQCDPGQAQSAVDGSFHNGALVFCNPKTSIIPETDSEPQEPTFAAPQQNRRDSASVAGVSDSSHSEDIMDISKDSVCVGHGDKSHDSGRSAPADPWRARLPMCVRATRGLCTALFALINSLAMLLIGPRCLPSPGACSFLVYLDPGLSLLAIIILIATAAPQLHRYGLLLLQATPPHICASELASRIASVPGVKGVHELHIWQLNESVAVASVHLRCHAGFGVHRCADVISGVTKVLQSAGVDCCTIQPEFVSCSGCSAGNDEASPIGHRESACLPRLLACSLACGKACTDSMCCTPIEGQSETLQEPEAGQEKAQAPQAPAFDNVFH; this comes from the exons ATGAAAACTGGCAGAGAAAATGCAATTGAAGACAGAAAATTCAACATGGAGAGAGGACGGATTGCTCGTGTTTATTCTAGCGTGTGCTCTACGCTCTCAGTCGCAGGCATGAAGGCGTTATACTGGTGCATGCTGGTCGGGAGCAtcctgctgctggtgtgtgagGTCACTGTCAGTCAACTGTGCAAGTCCTTCATCACCCTGATCGATGGCTTCCACTCGCTCTTCATCCTCATGCGCATGGCTCTCACCCCTCACACGTCGAGCGCATCAaatcctcctctctcctcttcggACTCCCTTGctactccttcctcctccccagcagcacctcctgtCGACCTGCCTGCCGAGTCCTCCGCCCGACCTCGACGCCACACCCAGGCCGCCGCTGCCGGGTCGGCTCTCTCTCCAGATcggcctccccctccccccgtcaACGGCAGCCTGTCCTACACTGACTACAGGATTCAGGTTGTGGGCGacttcttttcttctctgctcctgctctctctctgtgtctcttacGTTCTGGAAATCATCAGCTGTTCCCTAGAGATACGACCAATACTGCACCCGCTGACGCTGGCGGGGGTCAGCGTTGTGAGTCTCCTGCATAAAATGCTGGTGTTGTGGCTGAAGTGGGATCGGGAACAGGCCCCAGGCACCGAAGCTCCCACTGGACACCTCAGAGGTAACATCACTG CCTCGGGCGATGAGGAGGCCGGAGGCGAGGCCAGGTTGGAGCGACCCCAATGTGACCCCGGACAAGCCCAGTCAGCTGTGGATGGCTCATTCCACAACGGGGCGCTTGTCTTTTGTAACCCCAAAACCTCCATCATCCCTGAAACTGACTCTGAACCCCAAGAACCAACCTTCGCCGCACCCCAACAGAACCGCAGGGACTCTGCGAGCGTCGCCGGCGTTTCAGATTCGAGCCATTCGGAGGATATCATGGACATTTCCAAAGACAGCGTCTGCGTGGGACACGGTGA CAAGTCACATGACAGTGGGAGGTCGGCGCCTGCCGACCCCTGGCGAGCTCGTCTCCCGATGTGCGTCCGTGCCACTCGGGGCCTTTGCACCGCCCTCTTCGCTCTGATCAACAGCCTGGCGATGCTCCTGATTGGTCCACGGTGCCTTCCCAGCCCGGGAGCCTGTAGCTTCCTGGTTTACCTGGATCCAGGCCTCTCCCTGCTGGCTATTATCATTCTCATTGCCACAGCTGCACCACAG CTGCACAGGTatggactgctgctgctgcaggccacgccccctcacaTTTGTGCGTCTGAGCTTGCCAGCAGGATTGCCAGCGTCCCTGGGGTGAAGGGTGTGCACGAACTTCACATCTGGCAGCTGAATGAATCCGTCGCGGTGGCCTCTGTCCACCTACGCTGCCACGCCGGCTTTGGAGTGCACAG GTGTGCCGATGTGATATCCGGAGTCACCAAGGTGCTGCAGAGTGCCGGGGTGGATTGCTGCACCATTCAGCCAGAGTTTGTTTCCTGCTCtggttgctctgcagggaaCGATGAAGCCTCCCCCATCGGCCACAGAGAAAGCGCCTGCCTGCCTCGTCTCCTGGCTTGCAGCCTCGCCTGTGGGAAGGCTTGCACCGACAGTATGTGCTGTACTCCTATTGAGGGCCAGAGCGAGACCCTGCAGGAGCCAGAAGCTGGACAAGAAAAGGCTCAAGCCCCTCAGGCGCCGGCCTTTGACAACGTGTTCCATTAA